From Streptomyces fungicidicus, one genomic window encodes:
- a CDS encoding enterobactin synthetase — protein MRDDLAALRPLLLASGLGLGVAAASEPGAEPAGPAEAAAAASMPEQRRREFLAGRRAARRALWAVGLDCGEIPRSGRLPVFAPGRAASISHSAGIAVAVARGADGELPLGCDLELRPLPRAAARLVLRADEEPLLAVWSVTALFSAKESAWKALAVTDGGLRDLRASSCGDELRVGLRVDPARAVGVRVVHVGAAGVFSYVTGQDTVPG, from the coding sequence GTGCGCGACGACCTGGCCGCGCTGCGTCCGCTCCTTCTCGCCTCCGGGCTCGGGCTCGGTGTCGCGGCCGCATCCGAACCGGGCGCGGAACCGGCCGGGCCCGCCGAGGCGGCTGCCGCGGCCTCGATGCCGGAGCAGCGGCGGCGGGAGTTCCTGGCCGGCCGGAGGGCCGCCCGCCGGGCCCTGTGGGCGGTGGGGCTGGACTGCGGTGAGATCCCCCGGTCGGGGCGCCTGCCGGTGTTCGCGCCGGGCCGGGCCGCGTCGATCTCGCACAGTGCGGGGATCGCCGTCGCCGTGGCGCGCGGCGCCGACGGGGAATTGCCTCTCGGCTGTGACCTGGAGCTGCGGCCCCTCCCCCGCGCAGCGGCCCGTCTGGTGCTGCGTGCGGACGAGGAGCCGCTGCTCGCGGTCTGGTCGGTGACCGCATTGTTCTCCGCCAAGGAATCCGCCTGGAAGGCCCTCGCCGTGACGGACGGGGGCCTGCGGGACTTGCGGGCCTCGTCCTGCGGGGACGAACTGCGTGTCGGCCTTCGCGTGGATCCCGCGCGTGCCGTGGGGGTGCGGGTCGTGCACGTCGGGGCGGCGGGCGTCTTCAGCTACGTGACCGGCCAGGATACCGTCCCCGGCTGA
- a CDS encoding antitoxin, with protein sequence MGKLGDMMNKAKEMAKGHPDQADKGVSGAERMVDERTGNKYDARTDKAADSVRRSYRDGGTTPER encoded by the coding sequence ATGGGCAAGCTGGGCGACATGATGAACAAGGCCAAGGAGATGGCCAAGGGCCACCCCGACCAGGCGGACAAGGGCGTCTCGGGCGCCGAGCGCATGGTCGACGAGCGGACGGGCAACAAGTACGACGCCCGGACCGACAAGGCGGCCGACTCGGTGCGGCGTTCCTACCGGGACGGCGGCACGACGCCGGAGCGCTGA
- the ccrA gene encoding crotonyl-CoA carboxylase/reductase — MQATQDLYELGDAPELGTAPKKMYASLIRRERYGQPVDAFRTEVVDVPPVGRGQVLVKVMAAGINYNNVWAALGSPLDVIAARQKAGATEDFHIGGSDLSGIVWAVGEDVRGVELGDEVVVLANRWDEKAEDIRLGGDPTWSATQRVWGYEENYGSFAQFAVVDDYMCHPKPARLPWAEAACYMATAATAYRQLFGWPPHTVRPGDPVLIWGGAGGLGCIAIQLVRHVGGIPVAVVSSEERGDFCLKLGAEGFIDRRRFDHWGRLPDTSDEAATARWLSGARAFGRAFWEVLGERRSPRIVLEHSGADTIPTSLYLCDNGGMVVLCGGTTGYNGDVDLRFLWMRQKRLQGSHVATAREAREVTRLIDQGIIDPCLSRTFGFDEIGLAHQLIHDNRHPAGNMAARVGDLG; from the coding sequence GTGCAAGCGACCCAGGACCTCTACGAACTCGGTGACGCCCCCGAGCTCGGCACCGCCCCGAAGAAGATGTACGCCTCGCTCATCCGCCGTGAGCGCTACGGACAGCCCGTCGACGCCTTCCGTACCGAGGTGGTCGACGTGCCGCCCGTGGGGCGCGGCCAGGTCCTGGTGAAGGTGATGGCGGCCGGCATCAACTACAACAACGTCTGGGCGGCGCTCGGTTCGCCGCTCGACGTGATCGCCGCACGGCAGAAGGCGGGCGCCACCGAGGACTTCCACATCGGCGGCTCCGACCTGTCCGGGATCGTGTGGGCGGTCGGCGAGGACGTACGCGGGGTGGAGCTCGGCGACGAGGTCGTCGTCCTCGCCAACCGCTGGGACGAGAAGGCCGAGGACATCCGTCTCGGCGGCGACCCCACGTGGTCCGCCACCCAGCGGGTGTGGGGCTACGAGGAGAACTACGGCTCGTTCGCCCAGTTCGCCGTCGTCGACGACTACATGTGCCACCCCAAGCCCGCGCGGCTGCCCTGGGCGGAGGCCGCCTGCTACATGGCGACCGCCGCCACCGCCTACCGCCAGCTCTTCGGCTGGCCGCCGCACACGGTCCGCCCCGGCGACCCGGTACTGATCTGGGGTGGCGCGGGCGGACTGGGCTGCATCGCCATCCAACTCGTCCGGCACGTCGGCGGCATCCCCGTCGCGGTCGTCTCCAGCGAGGAACGGGGCGATTTCTGCCTCAAGCTGGGCGCCGAGGGCTTCATCGACCGGCGGAGGTTCGACCACTGGGGGAGGCTGCCGGACACCTCCGACGAAGCGGCGACGGCACGCTGGCTGTCGGGAGCCAGGGCCTTCGGACGGGCCTTCTGGGAGGTGCTGGGCGAGCGCCGCAGCCCGCGCATCGTGCTGGAACACTCCGGCGCCGACACCATCCCCACCTCCCTGTATTTGTGCGACAACGGCGGCATGGTCGTGCTGTGCGGCGGCACCACCGGCTACAACGGCGACGTCGATCTGCGGTTCCTGTGGATGCGCCAGAAGCGGCTGCAGGGCTCGCACGTCGCCACGGCACGGGAAGCACGTGAGGTCACCCGGCTGATCGACCAGGGGATCATCGATCCGTGCCTGTCCCGGACCTTCGGCTTCGACGAGATCGGCCTCGCCCACCAGCTCATCCACGACAACCGGCACCCGGCGGGCAACATGGCGGCCCGGGTGGGCGACCTGGGGTGA